The Streptomyces sp. NBC_00286 nucleotide sequence TCCGTACAGGGCCTCACCGGACTTGCCCGCCTCTTCCTGCCGGTCCGCGATCCAGTTGACGATCAGCGGTCCGAGGACTCCGGCGGTCGACCAGGCGGTGAGCAGCCGGCCGTGGATCGCGCCGACCTGGTAGGTGCCGAAGAGGTCCTTCAGATAGGCGGGGATGGTCGCGAAGCCGCCTCCGTAGAAGGAGAGGATCACCAGCGCGCAGACGATGAACAGCGGCTTCGAGGAGTCCCCCACCCACGCGATCAGCGCGTACATCAGCGCGCCCGCACCCAGATACAGGCGGTAGATGTTCTTGCGCCCGACCAGGTCGGACGTCGACGACCAGACGATACGGCCCGCCATGTTGGCCGCCGAGAGCAGCGCGACGAAACCGGCCGCCGCCGATGCCGAGACCGGTGTCGAGGTGTCCGCGAAGAAGTCCGTGATCATCGGGGCGGCCTTCTCCAGGATGCCGATGCCCGCGGTCACGTTCATGCAGAGGATGATCCACAGGCACCAGAACTGCGGGGTGCGCACGGCGTTGCGCGCCGAGACCTGCACGCCCTCGTATGCACTCGGCCCGGAGGCGACCGGCTTCTCGCTGCGCGGCACCCGCACCAGCAGCACGCCGAGCAGCATGAACACGGCGTACGACAGCCCGTGTACGAGGAACGCGAGCGCGATCCCCGAGTTGTCGGAGCCGAACGACTCCAGCATCTGCGCGGACCACGGCGAGGCGATCAACGCGCCACCACCGAAGCCCATGATGGCGATGCCGGTGGCCATGCCCGGCCTGTCCGGGAACCACTTGATGAGCGTCGAGACGGGCGAGATGTATCCGATGCCGAGACCGATCCCGCCGACGAAGCCATAGCCGAAGACGATCAGCCAGTACTGCTCGGTGGCGGCCCCGAGCGCGGAGAGCAGGAAGCCCGACGAGAAGCAGATCAGAGCCACAGTCATCGCCCAGCGCGGCCCGTTCCGCTCGACGAGCGTGCCACCGAACGCGGCGGACAACCCGAGCATGACGATGCCGAGTTGGAAGGGCAGCGCGCTCTGCGTGCCGCTGAGATCGAGCGCGGACTCCAGAGGCGGTTTGAACACGGACCAGGCGTATGCCTGCCCGATGGAGAGATGAACCGAAAGTGCGGCCGGCGGAACCAGCCAGCGGCTCCAGCCTGGCGGGGCTATGGGGGGACTCATGATCCCGAACGATAGGAATCCGGCGCCCAGTTGGGAAGTCGGCCGGCCCGAACTCGTCGACGGTATGCGATGAACGGTATGCCGCACGCGACGAACGGTCGCAGAGCCCTTGCCGCCCCAACCCCCATACTGTAGACAATATTCCGTCGACAGATTTCGGCACCACAGTCACCTCCCTCCGCGGTATCCCTCAACCGAACGGAGACCCCAAGTGAAAGTGGCAGTTCTGGGCGCCGGTGCGATCGGCGCCTACGTCGGTGCCGCACTGCATCGCGCCGGCGCCGACGTACATCTCATTGCCCGTGGACCGCATCTGGCGGCCATGAGGCAGCACGGAGTTCAAGTGCTCAGCCCGCGCGGGGACTTCACCGCTCGGGCCCACGTCACCGACGACCCGGCCGAGGTCGGCCCCGCCGACTTCGTCTTCCTGGGGCTGAAGGCCAACTCGTACGCGGCGTGCGGGCCGCTGATCGAGCCTCTCCTTCACGACACGACGGCGGTGGTCGCCGCGCAGAACGGCATCCCCTGGTGGTACTTCCACCGGCACGGCGGCCCGTACGACGGCCATCGCGTGGAGAGCGTGGACCCGGACGGCGCGGTCAGTGCGGTGCTCGCGCCCGAACGGGCCGTCGGGTGCGTGGTGTATGCCGCAACTGAGCTGGCAGGACCGGGAGTTGTACGCCATCTCGAAGGCACCCGGTTCTCCATCGGCGAACCCGACCGCTCGGTGTCGGCGCGGTGCACCGCGTTCAGCGAGGCCATGCGAGCGGGCGGGCTCAAGTGCCCGATCGAGCCCGACCTGCGCAACGACATCTGGCTCAAACTGCTCGGCAACATCTCCTTCAACCCGATCAGCGCCCTCGCCCGCGCGACCATGCGGCAGATGTGCCTGCACGGCGGCACCCGCAGGGTCATCGAGATCATGATGACCGAGACGCTCTCCGTCGCCCGGGCGCTGGGCTGCGAGGTCGGGGTCTCCATCGAACGGCGGCTG carries:
- a CDS encoding OFA family MFS transporter — encoded protein: MSPPIAPPGWSRWLVPPAALSVHLSIGQAYAWSVFKPPLESALDLSGTQSALPFQLGIVMLGLSAAFGGTLVERNGPRWAMTVALICFSSGFLLSALGAATEQYWLIVFGYGFVGGIGLGIGYISPVSTLIKWFPDRPGMATGIAIMGFGGGALIASPWSAQMLESFGSDNSGIALAFLVHGLSYAVFMLLGVLLVRVPRSEKPVASGPSAYEGVQVSARNAVRTPQFWCLWIILCMNVTAGIGILEKAAPMITDFFADTSTPVSASAAAGFVALLSAANMAGRIVWSSTSDLVGRKNIYRLYLGAGALMYALIAWVGDSSKPLFIVCALVILSFYGGGFATIPAYLKDLFGTYQVGAIHGRLLTAWSTAGVLGPLIVNWIADRQEEAGKSGEALYGTSLIIMIGLLAIGFVANELVRPVHARHHVPAPKEAEDVHERQQSA
- a CDS encoding 2-dehydropantoate 2-reductase, whose protein sequence is MKVAVLGAGAIGAYVGAALHRAGADVHLIARGPHLAAMRQHGVQVLSPRGDFTARAHVTDDPAEVGPADFVFLGLKANSYAACGPLIEPLLHDTTAVVAAQNGIPWWYFHRHGGPYDGHRVESVDPDGAVSAVLAPERAVGCVVYAATELAGPGVVRHLEGTRFSIGEPDRSVSARCTAFSEAMRAGGLKCPIEPDLRNDIWLKLLGNISFNPISALARATMRQMCLHGGTRRVIEIMMTETLSVARALGCEVGVSIERRLAGAERVGDHRTSTLQDLERGKPLELDVLLAAVVELAEITGVEVPTLRTVHAISDLLALRTAA